Proteins co-encoded in one Mycobacterium mantenii genomic window:
- a CDS encoding DUF732 domain-containing protein: protein MTLNCLKKDQNHAKRHHPRRSRGVGPAHCHRGAGRADGASYIQYLNDHNIFVPGINDAVRISRGSQVCVSLHNGMTPQQIIDANPIVYFDLRGVIDAAQHELCPDTLH from the coding sequence CTGACTCTCAACTGCCTGAAGAAAGATCAAAACCATGCGAAGCGTCATCACCCTCGTAGGAGTCGCGGCGTCGGCCCTGCTCATTGCCACCGCGGCGCCGGCCGCGCCGACGGCGCCAGCTATATCCAATACCTCAATGACCACAACATATTCGTGCCGGGGATAAACGATGCCGTCAGGATCAGTCGCGGATCTCAAGTGTGCGTCTCGTTGCACAACGGCATGACGCCGCAACAGATCATCGACGCGAACCCGATTGTGTATTTCGACCTTCGCGGAGTGATCGACGCCGCCCAGCACGAACTGTGCCCGGACACGCTGCACTAG
- a CDS encoding DUF732 domain-containing protein yields the protein MAMALLVMAGLGPGRAHADPGPGYCGARQDALDCVPYDGPAPPPPTPAEASFLRAGRSYAPSADDATLLRIGRGTCNMLRGGSSTNYVVHDIARHLAMSNQGADQVMDAAMGNICPDVHIGANGADDSRPH from the coding sequence ATGGCTATGGCACTTCTGGTGATGGCCGGATTGGGACCGGGCCGGGCGCATGCTGACCCCGGCCCCGGTTACTGCGGCGCCCGCCAAGATGCTCTCGACTGCGTGCCCTACGACGGTCCGGCGCCGCCGCCACCCACCCCGGCTGAAGCCTCGTTCCTGCGCGCCGGGCGTTCTTACGCTCCCAGTGCCGATGATGCGACGCTGCTAAGGATCGGCCGGGGCACATGCAACATGCTTCGCGGCGGCTCCTCGACCAACTACGTCGTTCACGACATTGCCCGCCACTTGGCCATGAGCAACCAAGGGGCCGACCAAGTAATGGACGCGGCGATGGGCAATATCTGCCCCGACGTACATATCGGCGCCAACGGCGCGGATGACTCGCGACCCCACTGA